From Glycine soja cultivar W05 chromosome 4, ASM419377v2, whole genome shotgun sequence, the proteins below share one genomic window:
- the LOC114410723 gene encoding uncharacterized protein LOC114410723, with protein sequence MNGAVEAANKNIKKIILKMTVSYKDWHEMLSFTIHGYRTSVRTSTGATPFSLVYGMEDVLPFEAEVPSLRILAESRLKESKWAQARFNQLNLIKGKRLAAMSHKRLYQKRVKNAFDKKEMAPKKLSTKRSRRDATGEGSSAALEFDCHRFWSAEHQQRFEAI encoded by the exons atgaatggAGCAGTGGAGGCAGCGaacaagaatatcaagaagataatCCTGAAGATGACCGtttcatacaaggattggcacgagatgctctcGTTCACGATACATGGTTACCGAACCTCAGTACGCACATCAACCGGGGCAACGCCTTTCTCATTGGTATACGGAATGGAGGATGTGCTACCGTTTGAGGCGGAAGTCCCatcattaagaatcttggcggAGTCCAGATTAAAGGAGTCGAAGTGGGCCCAAGCACGTTTCAATCAGCTTAATCTCATAAAAGgcaagcgtttggccgccatgagccacaAGCGTTTATATCAGAAACGAGTAAAAAAtgcttttgacaagaag gaaatggctccgaagaaACTCTCCACGAAGAGGTCTAGAAGGGACGCCACTGGAGAAGGCTCCAGTGCCGCCTTAGAGTTTGATTGTCACCGTTTCTGGAGtgccgagcaccagcagcgcttcgaggccatctaG